Proteins encoded by one window of Salmonirosea aquatica:
- a CDS encoding DUF5916 domain-containing protein: MKKIYLFAFISSLTTLNPFGVKAQERYPTPSMQVTPTEVPFTIDGELIETEWGRHLVTDQFWQYFPTDSLKAQHRTEVYMTYDENFLYIAAQCYADGNKFIVPSYRRDYRATGNDNISFVFDTFQDQTNAFLFGMNPFGVMREALISNGGSDTQFFNTYWDNKWQGSAKMYDTYWTCELKIPFKTLRFIDGSTFWNFMCYRFDSQSNEQSTWVRIPQNQLIFNLAFTGKMEFEKPLKKPGANLAFIPYVRVGGAADHLKVPRLRTPLNSVGADLKVGITPGLILDATINPDFSTVEADRQVQNLTRFDISLSFPEQRQFFLENSDLFGTFGSQEPVLSGLGNQNFTPFYSRRVGLEVDTTTGTYTPIRIVSGVRLNGKISKSLRVGLLNIQAARDEERGISDANTTVAVIQKKLFSRSNITAMLVNKEVFNPVVGQDRYNRIAGLEYNLASPDNRWQGKAYYHQAFTPGNLDKKFSTGASLVRNMYRYQVVWNHFYIGEGFEAEVGVVPRRNVFRINPRFLFNFYPGNRFINKQSVGVSYEEYRKLNTGLTDQSIGIIGEITTSRNAVFTWQVANNYTVLLANFDPTRSGNLPLRQGTSYRYTNAQFNYISDRRKLISLEMKGVFGQNFNGVIASLTGAVIYRFQPYGTLNLNYSLSHITTAHGKGNLLLIGPRTDVTFTRSLFWTTFFQYNNLTNNINLNSRIQWRFRPVSDFFLVYSDNYFADSFLVKNRAIIAKLTYWLNL; encoded by the coding sequence ATGAAAAAAATCTACCTGTTTGCCTTCATCTCTAGCCTAACTACATTGAACCCTTTTGGGGTAAAAGCTCAGGAGCGTTACCCCACTCCTTCCATGCAGGTAACTCCGACCGAGGTACCCTTTACCATCGACGGTGAACTGATTGAAACGGAATGGGGCCGGCACCTGGTTACCGATCAGTTCTGGCAGTACTTTCCAACGGATTCGCTGAAAGCTCAGCATCGCACGGAGGTATATATGACCTACGATGAAAATTTTCTTTATATCGCCGCCCAGTGCTATGCCGACGGCAACAAGTTCATCGTCCCCTCCTATCGGCGCGACTACCGCGCAACGGGTAATGACAACATCAGTTTTGTGTTCGATACTTTCCAGGATCAGACCAACGCTTTCCTGTTTGGCATGAATCCGTTCGGTGTCATGCGCGAAGCCCTTATCTCCAACGGTGGTTCCGATACGCAGTTCTTCAATACCTACTGGGACAACAAATGGCAGGGAAGCGCCAAAATGTACGATACCTACTGGACGTGTGAGCTTAAAATTCCTTTTAAAACCCTGCGGTTCATTGACGGAAGCACGTTCTGGAATTTTATGTGTTACCGCTTCGATTCCCAGAGCAATGAGCAGTCTACCTGGGTGCGAATTCCGCAAAATCAGTTGATTTTCAACCTGGCATTCACCGGAAAGATGGAATTTGAAAAACCGCTCAAAAAACCGGGGGCCAACCTGGCCTTCATCCCCTACGTGCGGGTCGGCGGAGCGGCCGATCATTTGAAGGTACCCCGCCTGCGAACTCCGCTCAATTCGGTGGGTGCCGACCTGAAGGTAGGTATCACACCGGGACTAATTCTGGATGCTACCATCAATCCTGATTTCTCGACCGTGGAGGCCGACAGGCAGGTTCAGAACCTTACGCGGTTTGACATTTCGCTCTCTTTCCCCGAGCAGCGGCAGTTCTTCCTCGAAAACTCCGACCTGTTCGGTACCTTCGGCAGTCAAGAACCCGTTCTTTCGGGCCTGGGCAATCAAAACTTTACGCCCTTCTACTCCCGGCGGGTTGGCCTGGAAGTAGACACCACCACGGGTACCTATACGCCCATCCGCATCGTGTCGGGTGTACGGTTGAACGGCAAAATCAGCAAAAGCCTACGGGTCGGGCTGCTCAATATCCAGGCCGCCCGCGACGAAGAGCGCGGCATCTCTGACGCCAATACCACCGTGGCGGTTATACAGAAAAAACTATTCAGTCGCTCCAATATTACCGCCATGCTGGTAAATAAGGAGGTTTTCAATCCGGTGGTCGGACAGGACCGTTACAACCGGATAGCCGGACTTGAGTACAATCTGGCCTCGCCCGACAACCGTTGGCAGGGCAAGGCCTATTACCACCAGGCTTTTACTCCCGGCAACCTGGATAAAAAATTCAGTACCGGCGCTTCGCTGGTGCGCAATATGTACCGCTACCAGGTGGTATGGAACCACTTCTACATTGGTGAAGGCTTTGAGGCTGAAGTAGGGGTGGTACCCCGCCGGAATGTATTTCGGATCAATCCCCGCTTTCTGTTCAATTTCTACCCCGGCAATCGTTTTATCAATAAACAGTCTGTGGGTGTAAGCTATGAGGAATACCGCAAACTGAATACCGGTCTCACTGACCAGTCCATCGGCATAATCGGAGAAATCACTACCAGCCGGAACGCCGTTTTCACCTGGCAGGTAGCCAATAACTATACCGTGCTGCTGGCCAATTTCGACCCAACCCGCAGTGGTAACCTACCCCTCAGGCAGGGAACCAGTTATCGCTACACCAACGCGCAGTTCAATTACATTTCGGATCGGCGGAAACTGATATCGCTGGAAATGAAAGGAGTCTTTGGCCAGAATTTCAACGGGGTGATTGCCAGTCTGACCGGTGCCGTCATTTATCGTTTCCAGCCCTATGGTACCCTCAATCTGAATTATAGCCTGAGCCACATCACCACCGCCCACGGCAAAGGCAACTTGCTCCTCATCGGTCCGCGGACGGATGTGACTTTCACGCGGAGTCTGTTCTGGACCACCTTTTTTCAATACAACAACCTGACCAACAACATCAACCTAAACAGCCGTATCCAATGGCGTTTCCGGCCCGTATCGGATTTTTTTCTGGTGTATTCCGACAATTACTTTGCGGATTCGTTCCTGGTCAAGAACCGGGCCATCATCGCCAAGCTCACCTACTGGCTTAATTTATAG
- a CDS encoding M90 family metallopeptidase, producing the protein MNATYWTFIIASIFLLAFIFWAVKTNYLKRRHPVFSNSWRAILEDKVSFYQTLTASDKARFEKEILYFINRITITGVEMEIDDTDRLLVASSAVIPLFGFPELRYRNISEVLLYKGTFNADNQTEGEARNILGKVGSGTMNRLMILSLPALHQGFENEKSKNNVGIHEFVHLIDKADGVTDGIPENLMQKQYVLPWLQLVHREIEKIKENESDINPYGATSEVEFLSVASEYFFNQPDLFAEKHPDLYELMTKMYRQEP; encoded by the coding sequence ATGAATGCTACCTACTGGACTTTCATCATCGCTTCCATTTTTTTGCTTGCTTTTATTTTCTGGGCGGTAAAGACCAACTATCTAAAAAGAAGGCATCCCGTTTTTTCAAATTCCTGGCGCGCTATCCTGGAAGATAAAGTCTCATTTTACCAAACTCTGACCGCCAGCGACAAGGCACGATTCGAAAAAGAAATCCTGTATTTTATCAATCGTATTACTATTACAGGGGTGGAAATGGAGATCGACGACACCGACCGCTTGCTGGTAGCTTCGAGCGCCGTGATACCCCTGTTTGGTTTTCCTGAACTGCGTTACCGGAACATCAGCGAGGTTCTACTGTATAAGGGTACCTTCAACGCCGATAATCAGACGGAAGGTGAGGCCCGGAATATTCTGGGTAAGGTAGGTTCGGGTACCATGAACCGCCTGATGATCTTGTCGTTGCCCGCGCTGCATCAAGGGTTTGAGAATGAAAAAAGTAAAAACAACGTGGGAATTCACGAATTCGTCCATCTCATCGACAAAGCCGACGGCGTTACCGACGGTATTCCGGAAAACCTGATGCAGAAGCAGTATGTGCTTCCCTGGCTGCAGCTGGTACACCGGGAAATCGAAAAAATCAAAGAGAACGAGTCGGACATTAATCCTTATGGTGCGACCAGCGAAGTGGAGTTCCTGAGTGTGGCGAGCGAATATTTTTTCAATCAGCCCGATTTATTCGCAGAGAAACATCCCGACCTCTACGAATTAATGACGAAGATGTACCGGCAGGAGCCTTGA
- a CDS encoding SusD/RagB family nutrient-binding outer membrane lipoprotein — MKPIFFKKATLLAVMLGVVSSCTKDFEAINTNPNNPTSASADLFLPYGIQSAVDMYVGGSLGQDVGNLFAQHWARIQYTDADRYIVTNDVISNGWRDFYVEPLANYQRIIKIADETQNSNYKAVALIMRSWVFSVLTDLYGDIPYNDAIKGIEGTLKPTYDAQKDVYVDLVKTLQAANDMIVLNNADMAVSGDILLGGNMLKWKKFANSLSLRILNRMNGKVDVSADINRILGDPGKYPVLASNADNVQLAYLSGAPNNNPVNENRKTRDDHRISATIVNKLKSLNDARLTVYADLPADGGDYKGVPNGLSNSDANALGLSKTSKVGSYFTAATAPGVLMTYAELLFIKSELAFKGIASAGDAATNYKDAITASFKQYNLTVSPEYLATNALKSGNEGYVQIMEQKWIALYGQGLEAWTEYRRTGIPALKAPASNANNDVIPTRLAYPGSEESLNYVNFNEALTRQGGQNTMRLKLWFAK, encoded by the coding sequence ATGAAACCAATATTTTTCAAAAAAGCTACCCTCCTGGCCGTCATGCTGGGGGTAGTGAGCTCCTGTACCAAGGATTTTGAGGCGATCAATACCAACCCCAATAACCCTACCTCGGCTTCGGCGGATCTATTCCTGCCCTACGGTATTCAGAGTGCCGTCGATATGTACGTCGGTGGCTCTTTGGGGCAGGATGTGGGTAATCTTTTCGCCCAGCATTGGGCACGTATCCAGTACACCGACGCGGATCGGTACATCGTGACGAACGACGTGATCTCCAACGGCTGGCGGGATTTTTACGTTGAGCCGCTGGCCAATTATCAACGGATTATCAAAATCGCCGATGAGACGCAGAACTCCAATTATAAGGCCGTGGCTTTGATCATGCGTTCGTGGGTATTCAGCGTGTTGACCGATTTGTACGGTGATATTCCTTATAATGACGCGATCAAGGGGATCGAGGGTACCCTGAAACCTACCTACGATGCGCAGAAGGACGTCTATGTGGATCTGGTGAAAACCTTACAAGCAGCGAATGATATGATTGTGCTGAACAACGCCGATATGGCCGTTTCCGGCGATATCCTTTTGGGAGGTAACATGTTGAAATGGAAGAAGTTTGCCAATTCACTCAGCCTTCGCATCCTGAACCGCATGAACGGTAAAGTGGATGTTTCCGCAGACATCAACCGCATCCTCGGCGATCCTGGGAAGTACCCGGTACTGGCTTCAAACGCCGATAATGTCCAGTTGGCTTACCTCTCAGGCGCACCCAACAACAATCCGGTCAACGAAAACCGCAAGACCCGCGACGACCACCGGATCAGTGCCACGATCGTTAACAAATTGAAAAGTCTGAACGATGCGCGTCTGACCGTGTACGCCGATCTGCCTGCCGATGGAGGCGACTACAAAGGGGTACCCAACGGACTGTCCAATTCCGACGCCAACGCCCTGGGATTATCAAAAACTTCCAAGGTAGGATCGTACTTTACGGCTGCTACCGCGCCGGGAGTCCTCATGACCTACGCCGAATTGCTTTTCATAAAATCCGAACTTGCCTTCAAGGGCATAGCCTCCGCGGGAGATGCCGCCACCAATTACAAAGATGCAATAACGGCGTCTTTCAAGCAGTATAATCTGACGGTTTCGCCCGAGTACCTGGCCACCAACGCTTTAAAAAGTGGTAATGAAGGCTATGTGCAGATCATGGAACAAAAATGGATCGCACTTTACGGACAAGGTCTGGAAGCCTGGACGGAGTACCGCCGCACGGGGATCCCCGCGCTGAAAGCGCCCGCTTCCAACGCCAACAACGATGTCATTCCCACGCGCCTGGCCTACCCGGGTTCGGAAGAGTCGTTGAATTACGTCAATTTCAACGAGGCCCTCACGCGTCAGGGAGGACAGAATACCATGCGGCTGAAATTGTGGTTTGCGAAGTAA